A window of Aerococcus urinae contains these coding sequences:
- a CDS encoding LysR family transcriptional regulator, translating into MSNITPLVLMETIVAEGNITAAAEKLYVSQPYLSKMLSRLEGEYGLEFFTRLPRSVQITYAGERYLDHLRRKPEIDLDMLSEFDMISKNKKGKIKLGINPALGSSILPLIIPPFLEKNPEIKFEFYEEDADTIDSLIENHMIDIAFEMAPMENNAFQHHYVYSDQMYLIVPKNNPLYQEKYGSEITHFPYDLDKLDNLPLVLLPHNFGLRRLVDLFYNRKRLKQHIILETSTVYSAVGLTRKGVGATFVPVTGMSWPTFNDCNVFVFDSDIFKCDYVFSHRQDRSLAPTIVEFIQSSTDILRQLSPKFTFSTK; encoded by the coding sequence ATGTCTAACATAACACCCTTAGTACTCATGGAAACAATTGTCGCCGAAGGTAATATCACTGCTGCTGCAGAAAAACTCTATGTATCACAACCTTATTTAAGTAAAATGTTGAGTCGTTTAGAAGGTGAGTACGGATTAGAATTTTTCACCCGTTTACCACGTTCCGTTCAAATTACTTATGCCGGTGAACGTTACTTGGATCATTTGCGCAGGAAGCCTGAAATCGACCTTGATATGCTAAGTGAATTTGATATGATCTCAAAAAACAAAAAGGGAAAAATCAAACTTGGAATTAATCCGGCTCTAGGCAGCAGTATCTTACCTTTAATTATTCCGCCCTTTCTTGAGAAAAATCCCGAAATTAAATTTGAATTTTATGAAGAGGATGCCGATACCATTGATTCTTTAATTGAAAATCACATGATTGATATCGCTTTTGAAATGGCTCCTATGGAAAACAATGCTTTTCAACACCACTATGTCTATAGCGACCAGATGTATTTGATTGTCCCTAAAAATAACCCACTCTATCAAGAAAAATATGGAAGTGAGATCACCCATTTCCCCTATGATCTTGACAAATTAGATAATCTTCCCCTTGTCTTACTCCCCCATAATTTTGGCTTAAGACGTTTAGTGGATTTATTTTATAACCGTAAAAGGCTAAAACAACATATTATTTTGGAAACTTCTACTGTCTATTCGGCAGTCGGTTTAACAAGAAAAGGAGTAGGAGCAACCTTTGTACCGGTTACAGGCATGTCTTGGCCAACTTTTAATGATTGTAACGTCTTTGTTTTTGATAGTGATATTTTTAAGTGTGACTATGTATTCTCTCATCGTCAAGATCGTTCACTAGCGCCAACCATCGTTGAATTTATTCAATCGTCAACGGATATTCTTCGCCAACTCAGTCCTAAATTTACCTTCTCAACAAAATAA
- the fabG gene encoding 3-oxoacyl-ACP reductase FabG translates to MFNDQVVVVTGAGQGIGAEIAKEFAQDGAQVVIVDFNEETAQKTAEAINENNGKAVAYQADVSDFDRAEEIIADVVEKYGKVDVLINNAGITRDASLKKMTKEQWDQVIATNLTGVFNYSKAAFIRMTAAGYGRIVNASSLAGVEGNFGQTNYSASKAGIIGMTKTIAREGAAKGVTVNAVAPGFIETPMTDAIPEEIKQNMIDGIPVKRIGYPKDIANAMKFLASPDSGYITGQLLQVNGGMNM, encoded by the coding sequence ATGTTTAACGATCAAGTTGTTGTAGTTACTGGCGCTGGCCAAGGTATTGGTGCTGAAATCGCTAAAGAATTCGCTCAAGATGGTGCTCAAGTAGTCATTGTTGATTTCAATGAAGAAACGGCACAAAAGACAGCAGAAGCCATTAATGAAAATAATGGTAAAGCAGTTGCTTATCAAGCGGATGTATCTGATTTCGACCGTGCAGAGGAAATTATTGCTGATGTTGTTGAAAAATACGGAAAAGTTGATGTCTTAATCAACAATGCTGGTATTACCCGTGATGCTTCATTGAAGAAAATGACTAAAGAACAATGGGATCAAGTTATTGCAACTAACTTAACAGGTGTATTTAACTATTCTAAAGCAGCATTTATTCGCATGACTGCCGCAGGGTACGGACGTATTGTAAACGCTTCTTCCTTAGCAGGGGTTGAAGGTAACTTCGGTCAAACCAACTATTCCGCTTCAAAAGCAGGTATTATTGGTATGACTAAGACAATCGCTCGTGAAGGTGCTGCAAAAGGGGTTACCGTTAATGCCGTTGCACCAGGTTTCATTGAAACCCCAATGACCGATGCTATTCCAGAAGAAATCAAACAAAATATGATTGATGGTATCCCAGTAAAACGTATTGGTTATCCAAAAGACATTGCCAATGCAATGAAATTCTTAGCTTCACCAGATTCAGGTTATATCACTGGTCAATTACTACAAGTTAACGGTGGTATGAACATGTAA